Below is a genomic region from Aquipuribacter hungaricus.
CGGCTCCGGCTCGTACCGGTCGAGCCAGGCGTACACCCGGACCAGCGGCAGCACGGGCAGCGCCGCGACGAGCAGGGCCGTGGCGAAGGCCTCCGGGCCGACGCTCAGCAGCACGACGACGGTGACCACGAGGCCGCAGACCACGACGAGCAGGCCGCCGAGGACGGCCAGCACCACCTGGCCGGCGCGGCCGCCGCCACGCACGGGAGGGGCCGGGACGGGCAGCGGCTGGGGGTGGACCATGTCGGCAGGGTAGGAGGTGGGGCGGCGCTCGGCGGCTCCTCGCAGAGCGGCCGTGGACGGCGCGCGGCGGTACCGGCACGGCCTCCCGCCGCCGGCGTGCTGCTCGCGGCGGGGCGCCGTGGCCCGCCGGTGGGGACGACGGGACGGGCCCTGTCGCAGGGGCGTCGTAGGCTCGCGTCCGTGAGCAACACGGGGAGCAAGGACCGGCTGGTCTGGGTGGACTGCGAGATGACGGGGCTGAGCGTCGTCGACGACGCCCTCGTCGAGATCGCCGTCCTGGTGACCGACGGGGACCTCACGGTGCTCGGCGAGGGCGTCGACGTCGTCATCCGCCCCCCGGCGGGGTCGCTGGAGCAGATGCGCGAGGTCGTGCGGACGATGCACACGAGCTCGGGCCTGCTCGACGTGCTCGACGCGGGCACCACGCTGGAGGACGCCGAGGCGCAGGTCATGGCCTACGTCACCCAGTGGGTGCCGGACGCCGGGCGGGCACCTCTGGCGGGCAGCACCATCGGCACCGACCGCGGCTTCATCGCCCGGGACATGCCCGCCTTCGACGCGCACCTGCACTACCGGGTCGTCGACGTGTCCTCCATCAAGGAGCTCGTCAAGCGCTGGTACCCCCGGGTGCACTTCAACTCCCCCGCCAAGCACGGCGGGCACCGGGCCATGGCCGACATCCTCGAGAGCATCGCCGAGCTCCGGTTCTACCGCGAGGCCGTCTTCGTCCCCCTGCCCGGCCCGGACAGCGACGCCACCAAGGTCATCGCGGCCCGGCACGAGCTGCCCGCGGGCACCGTGCCGTCCTGGGCTCCCGGGCTGGCAGCGCACCCCTGAGGGGCGGCTACACTTCTCGACGCAGCCGGTGCGTGCACCGGCCGTGGTGGGTGTAGCTCAGCTGGTAGAGCGCCGCCTTGTGGTGGCGGATGTCGCGGGTTCAAGTCCCGTCACTCACCCCAGCGGACGACGGGCCAGGGCGACGACGC
It encodes:
- the orn gene encoding oligoribonuclease; translated protein: MSNTGSKDRLVWVDCEMTGLSVVDDALVEIAVLVTDGDLTVLGEGVDVVIRPPAGSLEQMREVVRTMHTSSGLLDVLDAGTTLEDAEAQVMAYVTQWVPDAGRAPLAGSTIGTDRGFIARDMPAFDAHLHYRVVDVSSIKELVKRWYPRVHFNSPAKHGGHRAMADILESIAELRFYREAVFVPLPGPDSDATKVIAARHELPAGTVPSWAPGLAAHP